A DNA window from Capnocytophaga sp. ARDL2 contains the following coding sequences:
- the ruvC gene encoding crossover junction endodeoxyribonuclease RuvC — MAHERIILGIDPGTTIMGFGLIKVERNSMIFLQLNELNLSKLEDHYLKLQRIFERTIELIDTYHPDEIAIEAPFFGKNVQSMLKLGRAQGVAMAAGLSRQIPITEYEPKKIKMAITGNGNASKEQVAKMLQQLLGLKSLPKNLDSTDGLAVAVCHFFNLGKTVVGKSYSGWEAFVNQNKDRISK, encoded by the coding sequence TTGGCACACGAACGCATCATTTTAGGTATAGACCCTGGTACAACCATTATGGGGTTTGGATTGATAAAAGTGGAACGCAATTCCATGATTTTTTTGCAGTTAAACGAACTAAACCTTTCGAAATTGGAAGACCATTACCTAAAATTACAACGCATTTTTGAACGCACCATCGAACTCATCGATACTTATCACCCAGACGAAATCGCTATCGAAGCTCCGTTTTTTGGAAAAAATGTACAGTCGATGCTCAAATTGGGAAGAGCCCAGGGAGTGGCAATGGCAGCGGGGCTTTCGCGTCAGATTCCCATTACCGAATACGAACCCAAGAAAATAAAAATGGCAATTACTGGCAATGGTAACGCATCTAAAGAACAGGTAGCCAAAATGCTGCAACAACTCTTAGGCTTGAAATCTCTGCCCAAAAACCTCGACAGTACGGATGGTTTGGCGGTGGCTGTGTGTCATTTTTTCAATTTGGGTAAGACTGTGGTAGGAAAATCTTATAGCGGCTGGGAAGCGTTTGTCAATCAAAACAAAGACCGTATTTCTAAATAA
- the rseP gene encoding RIP metalloprotease RseP: protein MDIVIKLSQFLLSLSLLIILHELGHFIPAKLFKTRVEKFYLFFDVKFSLFKKKIGETVYGIGWLPLGGYVKIAGMIDESMDTEQMKKEPQPWEFRSKPAWQRLIIMLGGVIVNFVLAFIIYIGMAWYYGEKYVSNESVKDGVWVVSDDLKNAGMQNGDKIVSIDGQKLEKFNEAQAKILTAETVEVKRNNENITLNLPKDFIGKQIENKGGMMISVRSPFVVGMVSEESANKEVLQPKDLILEVNGQSIKFFDEADSILKPFAGQEVDAKIKRDDQVQEVKLRLNDEGKIGVGLGMLSNEDLEKMGLFELKKEQYSLLQSFSVGIKKGKDQLFGYGKQLKKIANPETGAYKGVGGFKAIYDIFPQTWSWEMFWGITAILSIMLGVMNLLPIPALDGGHVMFLLYEIVTGRKPSDKFMEYAQTVGFFILIGLLLFANGNDIFKAIFGK from the coding sequence ATGGATATAGTAATCAAATTATCTCAGTTTTTATTGAGTTTGTCATTGTTAATCATTTTGCACGAATTGGGACATTTTATCCCAGCAAAATTGTTTAAAACACGCGTTGAAAAATTTTATTTGTTTTTTGATGTAAAATTTTCGTTGTTTAAAAAGAAAATAGGCGAAACTGTTTATGGAATCGGTTGGTTGCCATTGGGTGGTTATGTGAAAATTGCTGGTATGATTGATGAAAGTATGGATACCGAGCAAATGAAAAAAGAACCACAACCTTGGGAATTTCGTAGCAAACCTGCTTGGCAACGATTGATTATTATGTTGGGTGGGGTGATTGTCAATTTTGTATTGGCATTCATTATATATATAGGTATGGCATGGTATTATGGCGAAAAATATGTTTCAAACGAAAGTGTGAAAGACGGTGTATGGGTGGTTTCTGACGATTTGAAAAACGCAGGAATGCAAAATGGAGACAAAATTGTTTCTATTGATGGGCAAAAATTGGAAAAATTCAACGAAGCTCAAGCAAAAATATTGACAGCAGAAACTGTTGAAGTAAAAAGAAACAATGAAAACATTACCTTGAATCTACCAAAAGATTTCATTGGAAAGCAAATTGAAAACAAAGGTGGAATGATGATTTCTGTTCGTTCGCCATTTGTGGTAGGAATGGTTTCTGAAGAATCGGCAAATAAAGAAGTCTTGCAACCAAAAGATTTAATTTTGGAGGTAAATGGTCAATCTATAAAGTTTTTTGATGAAGCAGATTCCATATTAAAACCTTTTGCTGGACAAGAAGTAGATGCCAAAATCAAAAGAGACGATCAGGTTCAAGAAGTAAAGTTACGATTGAATGACGAAGGAAAAATAGGAGTAGGATTGGGCATGCTTTCTAATGAAGATTTAGAAAAGATGGGATTGTTTGAGTTGAAAAAAGAGCAATACAGTTTATTACAATCTTTCTCTGTTGGAATAAAGAAAGGAAAAGATCAATTATTTGGCTATGGAAAACAATTGAAAAAAATCGCGAATCCAGAAACAGGAGCCTACAAAGGAGTAGGAGGATTCAAGGCTATCTATGATATTTTTCCTCAAACTTGGAGTTGGGAAATGTTTTGGGGTATTACTGCTATTTTGTCAATCATGTTGGGAGTAATGAATTTATTGCCAATTCCAGCCTTAGATGGTGGACATGTAATGTTTTTGTTGTACGAAATCGTTACAGGTCGCAAACCGAGTGATAAGTTCATGGAGTACGCACAAACCGTTGGTTTCTTTATACTTATAGGTTTATTACTGTTTGCAAATGGTAATGATATTTTCAAAGCTATTTTTGGAAAGTAA